Proteins from one Homalodisca vitripennis isolate AUS2020 chromosome 3, UT_GWSS_2.1, whole genome shotgun sequence genomic window:
- the LOC124357633 gene encoding protein transport protein Sec24B-like — translation MCRTYINPFVYFVDNKRWKCNLCFRVNELPDEFQFDPMTKTYGDPSRRPEIKSATIEFIAPSEYMVRPPQPAIYVFVLDVSRLACESGYLDVVCRTLLAELDNVPGDARTSVAFITFDSAVHFYSLTEGQGQPHQLIVVDIDDMFLPTPDNLLVSLNECRDLIRDLLTQLPNKYRESYDTHSALGAALQAAYKLLAPTGGRVTIFQACLPNVGPGALTAREDPAQRAGDNPPHLNPSTDFYKKLALDCSGQQIAVDLFLVNSQYLDLATLSGVSRFSGGCMHHVPLFRSDKPFLVDTLERMFQRYLTRKIGFESVIRLRCTRGLSIHTFHGNFFVRSTDLLSLPNANPDAGFGMQITIDENLSDVQNVCFQAALLYTSSKGERRIRVHTLCLPVASNLADILHGADQQCIVGLLAKMAVDRSVQSSLSDAREAFVNVVADILSAYKLTQSGNTTGCMLAPASLRLLPLYILALLKHMAFRVGQSTRLDDRVFAMCQMKSLPLSFLIQAIYPDLYPLLNIEQQPEVEVGEHVVPQPPRLQLSAERIDSHGIFLLDDGSSLLVYVGHNLDPVVCQAVFDVPHFSAIPQELYSLPELENSTSEAIRSFVTYLQNEKPYPIPLQVIRDDSHQRMRFLEKLIEDKNESGTSYYEFLQRVKTLIK, via the exons ATGTGCCGCACTTACATTAACCCATTTGTTTACTTTGTGGACAATAAAAGATGGAAGTGTAACCTCTGTTTTAGAGTTAACGAAT taCCAGATGAGTTCCAGTTTGACCCAATGACAAAAACTTATGGGGACCCTTCAAGAAGACCAGAGATTAAATCAGCTACAATAGAGTTTATTGCTCCTTCCGAATACATG GTGAGACCACCACAACCGGCCATCTATGTGTTTGTGTTGGATGTGTCACGGCTAGCTTGCGAGAGTGGCTACCTGGACGTTGTGTGTCGCACTTTGCTAGCTGAGCTAGACAATGTGCCGGGCGATGCTAGGACCTCTGTGGCCTTTATTACCTTTGACTCTGCCGTCCACTTCTACAGCCTTACCGAGGGCCAGGGTCAGCCCCACCAGCTGATAGTGGTGGACATTGACG ACATGTTTCTTCCAACACCTGATAACTTGCTGGTGAGTCTGAACGAATGTAGGGACCTGATTAGAGACCTGCTAACACAGTTGCCCAACAAGTACAGGGAGTCATATGACACCCACTCTGCTTTGGGTGCAGCGCTACAGGCAGCCTACAAACTTCTG GCCCCAACAGGAGGACGAGTGACGATATTCCAAGCTTGTCTGCCCAACGTAGGGCCTGGGGCCCTGACAGCAAGAGAAGACCCAGCCCAGCGCGCTGGAGACAACCCTCCCCACCTCAACCCCTCAACAGACTTCTACAAAAAATTGGCTCTGGATTGCTCTGGCCAACAGATCGCTGTGGATCTGTTCTTAGTCAACAGTCAATACTTGGACCTAGCAACTCTCT CCGGAGTGTCCAGGTTCTCGGGTGGCTGCATGCATCATGTACCTCTGTTCCGTTCAGACAAACCCTTCCTTGTAGACACATTGGAAAGAATGTTCCAGAGATATCTTACCAGGAAGATTGGCTTTGAATCAGTCATAAGGCTACGCTGTACCAG AGGGCTGTCGATACACACATTCCACGGTAACTTCTTTGTGCGATCTACGGATCTTCTGTCTCTGCCCAACGCGAACCCTGACGCTGGATTTGGAATGCAGATCACAATAGATGAGAATCTCTCAGATGTACAGAATGTTTGCTTCCAAGCTGCTTTGCTATACACATCAAGTAAAG GAGAGAGGAGGATACGAGTGCACACATTGTGCCTTCCTGTGGCTTCCAACCTAGCTGATATACTGCACGGGGCGGACCAACAGTGCATCGTAGGCCTCCTCGCCAAGATGG cggtggacaggtccgtccaAAGCTCACTTTCTGACGCCAGAGAAGCATTTGTCAACGTTGTGGCGGATATTCTCTCTGCATACAAACTCACTCAGTCCGGCAACACTACAGGCTGTATGCTAGCACCTGCTAGTCTCCGGCTGTTACCTCTCTACATCCTTGCTTTGCTCAAACAT ATGGCATTCCGAGTGGGCCAAAGCACACGGCTTGATGACCGGGTCTTCGCCATGTGTCAGATGAAGAGTTTGCCACTCTCATTCCTAATACAAGCTATCTACCCTGATCTCTATCCTTTACTCAATATTGAGCAACAG CCAGAAGTGGAGGTAGGGGAACACGTGGTACCGCAGCCTCCCAGACTGCAACTGTCTGCAGAAAGGATAGACTCCCACGGGATCTTCCTCCTGGATGACGGTTCCAGTCTTCTGGTATACGTTGGCCACAATCTGGATCCTGTCGTCTGTCAGGCTGTCTTTGATGTGCCTCACTTCTCTGCCATCCCCCAAGAATTA tACTCGTTACCTGAACTGGAAAATTCAACATCTGAAGCAATTAGGTCGTTTGTCACATATCTCCAAAATGAAAAGCCTTACCCCATTCCGCTACAAGTAATAAG GGACGACAGTCACCAGAGGATGaggtttttggaaaaattaattgAAGATAAGAACGAGTCCGGAACATCCTACTATGAGTTTTTACAACGAGTCAAGACTCTcataaagtaa